One genomic segment of Choristoneura fumiferana chromosome Z, NRCan_CFum_1, whole genome shotgun sequence includes these proteins:
- the LOC141440064 gene encoding uncharacterized protein, producing MEFLILIFILNLMQSQGKFCEKTKTPFELGEWNGSLKHMDSATIENKPVFATEGQVYVYENTFPGYTIRYVNVDNLAQRTCGASAVLKRGGVGTSTVLIVLHAATNQEIRSVIDVWGTRDAARKNIKTILKDDGLMKDMKSRYLFKQMRAVNHNSRFITY from the exons ATGGAATTcctcattttaatatttattttaaacctaATGCAATCCCAGGGGAAATTTTGCGAGAAAACTAAGACGCCTTTCGAACTGGGAGAGTGGAATGGGAGTCTTAAGCACATGGACTCAGCCACGATTGAGAACAAACCGGTGTTTGCCACTGAGGGTCAAGTTTACGTATATGAAAATACGTTTCCAGGATACACTATAAG GTACGTGAACGTCGACAACTTAGCGCAGAGAACCTGTGGGGCCAGTGCGGTACTGAAGAGAGGCGGTGTTGGAACTTCCACGGTGCTGATAGTTCTCCACGCAGCCACCAACCAGGAGATAAGATCTGTGATAGACGTCTGGGGCACCCGTGATGCTGCAAGGAAAAACATCAAAACCATTTTGAAGGACGACGGGCTTATGAAAGACATGAAGTCCCGCTATCTGTTCAAACAGATGAGAGCCGTTAATCATAATTCTAGATTCATTACGTATTGA